One genomic segment of Hordeum vulgare subsp. vulgare chromosome 2H, MorexV3_pseudomolecules_assembly, whole genome shotgun sequence includes these proteins:
- the LOC123427421 gene encoding B3 domain-containing protein Os02g0683500-like: MEFTAASSSSRLSKEGDEEEEGEEMEDEEASPREIPFMTAMTAAASSASPSAAAASASASASGSGSPFRSSEGAGAGGGDVEVIDKEHMFDKVVTPSDVGKLNRLVIPKQHAEKYFPLDAAANEKGLLLSFEDRGGKLWRFRYSYWNSSQSYVMTKGWSRFVKEKRLDAGDTVSFCRGAADATRDRLFIDWKRRVELRDPHRLARLPMPMPTSSPYGPWGAGAGGFFMPPAPPATLYEHHRLRQSFDFRSISPAAPQRPQVLYFGSAGIFPHASMPPPQQQPPLHIAVQPSPPVTVGMPMVLDSTPLVNSPTAAAKRVRLFGVNLDNPHTQGGESSHDANALSLRMPGWQRPTPFRSPELPHHGAVGAAGAESSAASSPSSSSSSKREAYSSLDLDL; this comes from the coding sequence ATGGAGTTCACTGCTGCGTCGAGCAGCAGCAGGCTGTCCAAAGAgggggatgaggaggaggagggggaggagatggaggacgaggaggcCTCCCCGCGTGAGATCCCCTTCATGACGGCCATGACGGCGGCCGCCTCGTCCGCCTCCCCTTCCGCGGCCGCGGCTTccgcgtcggcgtcggcgtcgggctCGGGCTCCCCCTTCCGCTCGAGCGAAGGCGCTGGGGCGGGCGGCGGCGACGTGGAGGTGATCGACAAGGAGCACATGTTCGACAAGGTGGTCACGCCGAGCGACGTGGGGAAGCTCAACCGGCTGGTGATCCCCAAGCAGCACGCCGAGAAGTACTTCCCGCTGGACGCGGCGGCGAACGAGAAGGGCCTGCTGCTCAGCTTCGAGGACCGCGGGGGCAAGCTCTGGCGCTTCCGCTACTCCTACTGGAACAGCAGCCAGAGCTACGTCATGACCAAGGGCTGGAGCCGATTCGTCAAGGAGAAGCGCCTCGACGCCGGGGACACCGTCTCCTTCTGCCGTGGCGCCGCCGACGCCACGCGCGACCGCCTCTTCATCGACTGGAAGCGCCGCGTCGAACTCCGCGACCCGCACCGCCTCGCGCGCCTGCCCATGCCCATGCCCACCTCCTCGCCCTACGGCCCGTGGGGCGCCGGTGCGGGCGGTTTCTTCATGCCGCCTGCGCCTCCAGCCACGCTCTACGAGCACCACCGCCTCCGCCAGAGCTTCGACTTCCGCAGCATCAGTCCCGCCGCGCCGCAGAGGCCGCAGGTGCTCTACTTCGGCTCCGCGGGAATTTTTCCGCACGCGTCCATGCCCCCTCCGCAGCAGCAACCTCCGCTGCACATTGCCGTGCAACCGAGCCCGCCGGTCACGGTCGGCATGCCTATGGTCCTCGATTCCACGCCACTCGTCAACAGCCCGACGGCGGCCGCGAAGCGCGTGCGGCTGTTCGGAGTCAACCTCGACAACCCTCACACCCAAGGCGGCGAGTCAAGCCATGATGCCAACGCATTGTCGCTGCGGATGCCCGGATGGCAAAGGCCGACACCGTTTAGGTCGCCGGAATTGCCCCACCATGGAGCGGTCGGTGCAGCCGGAGCGGAGTCCTCTGCTgcctcttcgccatcgtcatcatcatcctccaagcGAGAAGCGTATTCCTCCTTGGATCTCGATCTGTGA